The following are from one region of the Coffea eugenioides isolate CCC68of chromosome 2, Ceug_1.0, whole genome shotgun sequence genome:
- the LOC113760450 gene encoding mediator of RNA polymerase II transcription subunit 15a-like isoform X5 produces MDSSSWRAPQGQMAQGPPQGGQAGGSGEVSAVPNAPPPATIDSGDWRTQLQADSRQRIVNKICAHMCRMETLKRHLPFSGQEGLQELKKIAVRFEEKIYTAATSQSDYLRKISLKMLTMETKSQNPMANPLQANAANASKNPPDQAVHGMQSQIQNQQHPMPVVSSQSQSRQQLLPQNMQTNMTSTGVQNSAILASTLPTAGNLQQAPMPNIGQNSNLQNMQSVPSVSQNPVGSSMGQVMPSNVFTNSQRQMQARQQQVVPLQQQQQTQNPQHYLYQQQLQHQYMKQKLQQGGAMAQPLMQSHIQQQQQQQNLLQPTQIQTSQQAVMQPSVMQSAPLSGLQQNQQSSMQQVTQPVIQQQSQAVLRQQQQQQQQQQQQSQQASMLHQQQTSMAQQPLLPAAQQPQQQQQQLIGQQPGATNIQHNQLIGQQNSMPDMQQQQQRLIGQQNNMQQQQLIGQQNSLSSMHQQQLAPQSSVSGLHQQSMRGTQPGNSAMPTSQHSVVMLQQSKVAVQQQMQQNATALLPSQNQQPQQPQQQMVSQIQAQPGGLQHMQQQSNALQRDMQQKIQPTGSLLQQQNVVEQQKQLFQPQRAHPEASSTSLDSTAQTGNASGGDWQEEVYQKIKSMKDMYFLELNDMYMKIAGKLQQHDSLPQQPRNEQIEKLKFFKLMLERLIGFLRCTKNDIQISHKEKLASIEKQIINILSTNRPRRPVSLQQVQLAQQQMSNMQHSQPQTQIPQMQPQENQMNQQMQPMNVQSSITPMQPNSLTSLQQNTLSSVPPVSNLQQNLMSTLQPASTLDPGQSNTHPLQQVAISSLQQNTASGPQTMNINSLSSQSGMTALQSNLINALQPNSTMIHNQQLKQQEQQMLQTQQLKQQLHPRQLQQQLLQRQQLMQQQQQQQQQQLQQQPQQHQQMKPQQQPSQLPGHQMSPLHQVTDSSDLKVRPQISVKTGVFQQHHTNSQRAAYHHQQLKSGSPFPISSPQVLQAASPQVPPHASPQIDQQSMQTSIAKTGTPLQAANSPFVVPSPSTPLAPSPMPSESEKLNSGISSLSNAGNIGPSHATTVSAAAQSLAIGTPGISASPLLAEFTSLDGAHVNTSTALPCKPHTVEKPHERLIKAVQSISNKALVASVDDISSVVSMVDRIAGSAPGNGSRAAVGEDLVAMTKCRLQARNFFTQDGPTGTKKMRRSTSAMPSNVVSSVGSVNDSMRQLNSSDAFELESTATSSIRRPRNEANHALVEEIHEINRHLIDTVVDISDEDVDPIAVAAADGGEGTIVKCSFSAVALSPNLKSQYASARM; encoded by the exons ATGGATAGCAGCAGTTGGAGGGCGCCTCAAGGCCAGATGGCTCAGGGTCCTCCTCAAGGTGGTCAAGCAGGCGGCAGTGGAGAAGTATCGGCTGTCCCAAATGCACCTCCGCCGGCTACTATTGACAGCGGCGATTGGAGGACTCAACTCCAAGCTGATTCTCGTCAAAGAATCGTAAATAAGAT ATGTGCTCACATGTGCAGAATGGAGACTTTGAAGAGGCATCTGCCATTCTCTGGACAAGAGGGACTGCAAGAACTTAAGAAAATTGCTGTGAGGTTTGAGGAAAAGATTTATACTGCAGCAACTAGCCAG TCAGATTATTTGAGAAAGATATCTTTGAAGATGCTGACAATGGAAACTAAGTCCCAAAATCCCATGGCTAATCCTTTACAAGCTAATGCTGCCAATGCAAGCAAAAATCCTCCAGACCAAG CTGTCCATGGCATGCAATCCCAAATTCAGAACCAGCAACATCCCATGCCAGTGGTGAGCAGCCAATCACAATCCCGACAACAGCTGTTACCGCAAAACATGCAGACTAATATGACATCAACTGGAGTCCAGAATTCTGCTATTTTGGCTTCTACACTTCCAACTGCTGGTAATTTGCAGCAGGCTCCCATGCCTAATATTGGTCAGAACTCCAATTTGCAGAACATGCAGAGTGTTCCCAGTGTTTCTCAGAACCCAGTAGGGAGTTCCATGGGACAGGTGATGCCTTCAAATGTTTTCACTAATTCTCAAAGACAGATGCAGGCTAGACAACAACAGGTTGTTCCCTTGCAGCAACAACAGCAGACACAGAATCCACAGCATTATCTTTATCAACAACAGCTGCAGCATCAGTACATGAAACAAAAGTTACAACAAGGAGGAGCAATGGCACAGCCCCTTATGCAATCTCATAtccagcagcagcagcagcagcaaaacCTTTTGCAACCAACTCAAATTCAAACCTCCCAGCAAGCTGTTATGCAGCCATCTGTAATGCAGTCAGCTCCTCTATCTGGCCTCCAGCAGAATCAACAGTCTTCTATGCAACAAGTGACTCAACCAGTAATTCAGCAGCAGTCTCAAGCAGTTTTgaggcagcagcagcagcaacagcaACAACAGCAGCAACAGTCACAACAGGCTTCCATGTTGCATCAGCAGCAAACCTCCATGGCTCAACAGCCATTACTGCCTGCAGCACAGCAGCCGcagcaacagcagcagcagctgATTGGGCAGCAGCCTGGTGCTACAAATATTCAACACAACCAGCTGATTGGCCAACAGAATAGCATGCCTGATATGCAGCAACAGCAACAAAGGCTGATAGGCCAGCAGAACAATatgcagcagcagcagctaaTAGGTCAACAGAACAGCCTTTCGAGTATGCATCAACAACAGTTGGCCCCTCAAAGTAGCGTTTCTGGGCTCCATCAGCAGTCAATGCGAGGGACTCAACCTGGTAACTCTGCCATGCCGACAAGTCAGCATTCTGTCGTCATGTTACAGCAATCTAAGGTTGCGGTACAGCAACAAATGCAGCAGAATGCAACAGCATTGCTACCAAGCCAAAATCAACAGCCACAGCAACCGCAGCAGCAGATGGTATCACAGATTCAAGCACAACCAGGGGGCCTACAACATATGCAGCAGCAGTCAAATGCGTTGCAAAGAGATATGCAGCAAAAGATTCAACCTACAGGTTCTTTGCTTCAACAGCAGAATGTTGTAGAACAGCAGAAGCAGTTATTTCAGCCACAAAGAGCCCATCCTGAGGCATCATCAA CTTCGTTAGATTCAACAGCTCAGACGGGGAATGCAAGTGGTGGAGATTGGCAGGAGGAGGTTTATCAAAAG attaaatccatgaaggacatGTATTTCCTGGAATTAAATGACATGTAcatgaaaattgctggaaagCTGCAACAG CATGATTCTCTTCCTCAACAACCGAGAAATGAGCAGATTGAAAAGCTCAAATTCTTTAAGCTCATGCTGGAACGCCTAATAGGATTCTTGCGATGTACCAAGAATGACATTCAGATCAGTCACAAGGAGAAGTTGGCTTCCATTGAAAAACAGATAATCAATATTCTTTCTACAAATCGGCCCCGGAGGCCCGTTTCTTTGCAACAAGTGCAACTTGCCCAACAGCAAATGTCCAACATGCAGCACTCTCAGCCTCAGACTCAAATTCCTCAAATGCAGCCCCAGGAAAATCAAATGAACCAACAGATGCAGCCAATGAATGTACAGAGTTCCATAACACCAATGCAGCCAAATAGCTTGACCAGCCTGCAACAGAACACATTGTCCTCTGTGCCACCAGTTTCGAATTTGCAACAGAATCTGATGAGTACCCTACAGCCTGCTTCGACTTTGGACCCAGGACAAAGTAATACTCACCCGTTGCAGCAGGTAGCTATAAGCTCTTTACAGCAGAATACTGCCAGTGGTCCTCAAACAATGAACATAAATTCTTTATCATCGCAAAGTGGCATGACTGCGCTGCAATCAAACCTCATTAATGCTCTACAGCCTAATTCGACTATGATTCATAACCAGCAGCTAAAACAACAGGAGCAGCAAATGTTGCAAACCCAGCAATTGAAACAACAATTGCATCCCCGTCAGCTGCAGCAGCAGCTTTTGCAAAGACAACAGCTAATGCAacaacagcagcagcaacaacaaCAGCAGCTGCAGCAGCAACCACAACAGCACCAACAAATGAAGCCACAGCAGCAGCCTTCACAGCTGCCTGGACACCAAATGTCACCACTACATCAGGTAACTGATTCAAGTGACTTGAAGGTGAGACCGCAGATAAGTGTTAAAACAGGTGTTTTCCAGCAACACCATACCAACAGCCAGCGAGCGGCGTATCATCACCAACAGTTGAAGTCGGGAAGCCCATTTCCTATTTCTTCACCACAAGTCCTTCAGGCAGCATCGCCTCAGGTTCCCCCGCATGCTTCCCCTCAAATTGATCAGCAGAGTATGCAGACGTCTATAGCAAAAACTGGAACTCCACTGCAGGCTGCAAATTCACCCTTTGTGGTCCCATCTCCTTCGACTCCCTTGGCTCCATCACCTATGCCTAGCGAGTCAGAAAAACTAAATTCTGGCATTTCATCCCTCTCAAATGCTGGAAATATTGGACCCTCGCATGCAACTACTGTGTCTGCAGCAGCCCAATCACTAGCAATTGGCACTCCTGGGATATCAGCTTCGCCATTGCTTGCGGAATTTACGAGTTTGGATGGAGCTCATGTCAACACATCAACTGCATTGCCCTGCAAGCCACATACTGTAGAGAAGCCACATGAACGGTTGATTAAAGCG GTacaatcaatttcaaataaaGCATTGGTTGCCTCCGTTGATGATATAAGCTCAGTTGTCAGTATGGTTGATAGGATAGCTGGATCTGCACCAGGCAATGGATCAAGAGCTGCTGTTGGTGAGGATTTGGTCGCAATGACAAAATGTCGCTTGCAAGCAAGAAACTTTTTCACACAAGATGGACCGACTGGAACAAAGAAAATGAGGCGCTCTACGAGTGCAATGCCTTCCAATGTTGTTTCATCTGTTGGTAGTGTGAATGACAGTATGAGGCAGTTAAACAGTTCTGATGCCTTTGAATTGGAATCCACAGCTACATCAAGTATCAGAAGGCCAAGGAATGAG GCCAACCATGCCCTTGTGGAAGAGATACATGAGATAAATCGACACCTCATAGATACTGTGGTTGATATCAGCGATGAAGATGTTGATCCAATTGCAGTAGCTGCAGCTGATGGTGGTGAAGGGACCATTGTCAAGTGCTCTTTCAGTGCTGTAGCTCTTAGCCCAAACCTGAAATCACAGTATGCTTCAGCACGGATG TAA